The window GGTATGACATAACCCCATTCTATTTTCTTGCTCAGGGAAATGAATTCACTGGAAATAACGTCCAGAATAGGCCTGATATCAAATTTCGGGTTCTTCAGAAAGCCTATCAATAGCTCTAAAGGGCAATTCCCTGCGGCCCTGCCGATCCCGTATATGG of the Candidatus Omnitrophota bacterium genome contains:
- a CDS encoding nucleoid-structuring protein H-NS, producing the protein IYGIGRAAGNCPLELLIGFLKNPKFDIRPILDVISSEFISLSKKIEWGYVIPYAIAGMMNEHPKAAMALRSSDKKENYREFYESIKNTGLD